From Temnothorax longispinosus isolate EJ_2023e chromosome 3, Tlon_JGU_v1, whole genome shotgun sequence, one genomic window encodes:
- the LOC139809535 gene encoding proton-coupled amino acid transporter-like protein acs isoform X2 produces MDALQDLKKSSSSKERHGYGSSEKSDGIYVLELEEKKKKNSHEQENDYDPYKYRVVEHPTTNAETMLHLLKGSLGTGILAMPRAFYNSGYIIGFVATIIIGFLCIYCMRILVRSEYELCKRKRVPSMTYPATAESALLEGPRCLRRFSKASIHIINTFLLIYQMGTCCVYIVFIAKNLQLGLKTFVTMELETYMAILLLPLIIVNYIRNLKFLAPFSTLANIIMFTGIAIMLYYIFREPLSFDNRVAFGNVTNFPLFFGTVLFALEAIGVIMPLENEMKTPKYFMKPFGVLNVAMSIIVAMYTALGFFGYIRYGEKIEGSITLNLPNEKLGIAVQILLAIAIFFTHPIQCYVAIDIVWNEYISQYLEKYRFKLLCEYVIRTVIILITFALAISIPELDLFISLFGALCLSGLGLAFPAIIQLCTFWKVMGPSERKIMVAKNMCLILIGALGLVVGTYTSLHGIISKFS; encoded by the exons atg GATGCTCTGCAAGATCTGAAAAAATCTTCCTCATCTAAGGAGCGTCATGG CTACGGATCGAGCGAGAAGAGTGACGGCATTTACGTCCTGGAActcgaagagaaaaagaagaagaactCACATGAACAGGAAAATGATTATGACCCATATAAGTATAGAGTGGTGGAGCATCCGACTAc CAATGCGGAAACCATGCTTCACCTGCTGAAGGGCAGTTTAGGTACCGGAATCCTCGCGATGCCGCGAGCTTTCTACAACTCCGGATACATTATCGGCTTTGTAGCCACGATCATCATTGGGTTCCTTTGTATATATTGCATGCGAATTCTCGTTCGCTCGGAGTACGAACTATGCAAGAGGAAAAGGGTGCCGTCCATGACGTATCCAGCGACCGCGGAATCCGCTCTGCTCGAAGGACCGAGGTGCCTCAGACGGTTCTCCAAAGCTTCTAT ACATATAATAAACACCTTCCTATTGATATATCAGATGGGCACTTGCTGCGTCTACATAGTTTTCATTGCTAAAAATCTGCAATTG gGGTTGAAGACGTTTGTCACGATGGAATTGGAGACATACATGGCAATTCTCCTGCTGCCCTTGATCATCGTTAATTACATCAGGAATCTTAAATTCTTGGCACCGTTTTCGACGCTAGCGAATATTATCATGTTCACTGGAATTGCTATCATGCTCTACTATATCTTTCGAGAGCCATTGTCGTTCGACAATCGCGTGGCATTCGGGAATGTTACAAATTTTCCGCTCTTCTTTGGCACCGTACTGTTCGCTCTTGAAGCCATCGGCGTG ATTATGCCGTTGGAAAACGAGATGAAAACCcctaaatatttcatgaagCCATTCGGCGTTCTGAACGTTGCAATGAGCATCATAGTTGCGATGTATACCGCATTGGGATTCTTCGGGTACATACGTTACGGCGAAAAAATCGAAGGCAGTATCACGCTCAATCTACCCAACGAAAAGCTAGGAATTGCAGTGCAAATTCTTCTAGCTATCGCCATCTTCTTCACGCATCCCATCCAGTGTTACGTCGCCATCGATATAGTGTGGAACGAGTATATCAGTCAGTACTTGGAGAAGTACCGATTTAAGCTGCTCTGTGAATATGTAATCAGGACTGTCATAATCTTGATTACCT TCGCTCTGGCGATCTCGATCCCAGAGCTGGACCTCTTCATATCGCTGTTCGGTGCGCTTTGTCTGTCGGGTCTGGGACTGGCTTTCCCGGCGATCATACAATTGTGCACCTTCTGGAAAGTGATGGGACCGAGCGAGAGGAAGATTATGGTGGCGAAGAACATGTGTCTAATACTGATTGGGGCCTTGGGTTTGGTCGTGGGTACTTACACGAGTCTCCACGGGATTATCAGCAAGTTCTCATGA
- the LOC139809535 gene encoding proton-coupled amino acid transporter-like protein acs isoform X1 → MSHDNLGFTSSTDALQDLKKSSSSKERHGYGSSEKSDGIYVLELEEKKKKNSHEQENDYDPYKYRVVEHPTTNAETMLHLLKGSLGTGILAMPRAFYNSGYIIGFVATIIIGFLCIYCMRILVRSEYELCKRKRVPSMTYPATAESALLEGPRCLRRFSKASIHIINTFLLIYQMGTCCVYIVFIAKNLQLGLKTFVTMELETYMAILLLPLIIVNYIRNLKFLAPFSTLANIIMFTGIAIMLYYIFREPLSFDNRVAFGNVTNFPLFFGTVLFALEAIGVIMPLENEMKTPKYFMKPFGVLNVAMSIIVAMYTALGFFGYIRYGEKIEGSITLNLPNEKLGIAVQILLAIAIFFTHPIQCYVAIDIVWNEYISQYLEKYRFKLLCEYVIRTVIILITFALAISIPELDLFISLFGALCLSGLGLAFPAIIQLCTFWKVMGPSERKIMVAKNMCLILIGALGLVVGTYTSLHGIISKFS, encoded by the exons GATGCTCTGCAAGATCTGAAAAAATCTTCCTCATCTAAGGAGCGTCATGG CTACGGATCGAGCGAGAAGAGTGACGGCATTTACGTCCTGGAActcgaagagaaaaagaagaagaactCACATGAACAGGAAAATGATTATGACCCATATAAGTATAGAGTGGTGGAGCATCCGACTAc CAATGCGGAAACCATGCTTCACCTGCTGAAGGGCAGTTTAGGTACCGGAATCCTCGCGATGCCGCGAGCTTTCTACAACTCCGGATACATTATCGGCTTTGTAGCCACGATCATCATTGGGTTCCTTTGTATATATTGCATGCGAATTCTCGTTCGCTCGGAGTACGAACTATGCAAGAGGAAAAGGGTGCCGTCCATGACGTATCCAGCGACCGCGGAATCCGCTCTGCTCGAAGGACCGAGGTGCCTCAGACGGTTCTCCAAAGCTTCTAT ACATATAATAAACACCTTCCTATTGATATATCAGATGGGCACTTGCTGCGTCTACATAGTTTTCATTGCTAAAAATCTGCAATTG gGGTTGAAGACGTTTGTCACGATGGAATTGGAGACATACATGGCAATTCTCCTGCTGCCCTTGATCATCGTTAATTACATCAGGAATCTTAAATTCTTGGCACCGTTTTCGACGCTAGCGAATATTATCATGTTCACTGGAATTGCTATCATGCTCTACTATATCTTTCGAGAGCCATTGTCGTTCGACAATCGCGTGGCATTCGGGAATGTTACAAATTTTCCGCTCTTCTTTGGCACCGTACTGTTCGCTCTTGAAGCCATCGGCGTG ATTATGCCGTTGGAAAACGAGATGAAAACCcctaaatatttcatgaagCCATTCGGCGTTCTGAACGTTGCAATGAGCATCATAGTTGCGATGTATACCGCATTGGGATTCTTCGGGTACATACGTTACGGCGAAAAAATCGAAGGCAGTATCACGCTCAATCTACCCAACGAAAAGCTAGGAATTGCAGTGCAAATTCTTCTAGCTATCGCCATCTTCTTCACGCATCCCATCCAGTGTTACGTCGCCATCGATATAGTGTGGAACGAGTATATCAGTCAGTACTTGGAGAAGTACCGATTTAAGCTGCTCTGTGAATATGTAATCAGGACTGTCATAATCTTGATTACCT TCGCTCTGGCGATCTCGATCCCAGAGCTGGACCTCTTCATATCGCTGTTCGGTGCGCTTTGTCTGTCGGGTCTGGGACTGGCTTTCCCGGCGATCATACAATTGTGCACCTTCTGGAAAGTGATGGGACCGAGCGAGAGGAAGATTATGGTGGCGAAGAACATGTGTCTAATACTGATTGGGGCCTTGGGTTTGGTCGTGGGTACTTACACGAGTCTCCACGGGATTATCAGCAAGTTCTCATGA